The stretch of DNA TGTTTGATCAGCTGAGGGTCCATCAGGGAACGGCGGTACAGCTCATGCGGCGCCCGCCACACTTCACTTCCGTTCACTGTAACCATTGGCGTCTTCAGTCCAAGCTGCTTGGCGTAAGGGTATGCGGAGTTAAACGCCCGCCCGGTGGACAAGCAGACATAAATGCCCGCTTCCACCGCCTTGTGTATCCATTTCACAGTCTCTGGTGTAATCCGTTCTTCACTATTCAGCAGGGTTCCATCCATATCCAAAGCTAGCAGGCGGTATTTGGCAGTCATCGCCATCCCTCCATTTTTCTTTATATTTATTGATTCGTGCCGCTTTGAGCGGCCTGATTCTGCTGCAAGCTCTTCTTCGGTACCCCGTCAAGACCGTACTCCCAGTCATAGGCGTCGAATATTTTCCGTGCCACCGGAGCGGCGCTGTTCGATCCGAAGCCGCCTTCGGGGATAATAACGGCTACGGCCAGCTTCGGCTTGTTGCGCGGCGCATAGGCGATGAAGACGCCGTTGTCGACGGTGTGTTTGCCGCTCTTATCGTAATAATCCTGCTGCGAGGTTCCCGTCTTGCGTGCAAAATCATAGGGAAAACCGTCAAAGACGTCAACCTTGCTATTCATTCCTTTTTTTACTTCATTCCAGTAAGAGTCGTCCATCTTGACGGTATTCAGTACCTCGCGTCCGAACGTTTTGACTACTTTTCCAGAGGAATCCGTGATTTTGCTGACCAGGTGCGGCTTGATTCGTTCGCCCTTGTTGGCCAGCGTCGAAGCGTACTGAGCAAGCTGAAGGGTCGTATAAGCTCCCTGTTGACCAAAAGAGGCGTACACCAGCGCGGACTGAACACTACCTGTCTTCGCTTCTTTTCTATAGTTAATTTGGCCTCTATGCTCATTTGGTAAGTCAACGCCCGTGAACACGCCAAGACCAAACTCCTTCATGTATTTATCCCATACATCAATGCCTTTGGAACCATATTTGTTATTTAATTTCTTGCCCACCATGTCCACCATAAAGACGTTGGAAGATTGCGCTATGGCCTCGGCCGGATACATTCTGCCTAAAACGTGACCGGATGCATTCCTGACCTTCGTTTCATAGCCGGCTTTGCCAAATGAGGTAATCCCTGTGTCCGTATACCAATCTGAGGTTTTAAAGAGTCCTTCATTAAGCCCGAGCAGTACACTCAGCGGCTTGACAGTGGAACCCAAGAGCACGATTGACTCAAAACCATGTCCGGAGCGTCCCGCCATTATTGGAGTAATCGTACCGTTCTGATAATTGTTCTGAATCGCATCCCATATTTCCATAATATTTCCGTTAACCCAGGCGTTCGTATCATAATCAGGCATGCTGGCCATGGCTACGATATTTCCGGTATCGACTTCCATCGCCACCGCATAACCCGTTATGGCGTTTGGATGCGTCTTGCCCTGAACGGCATGTGTATGCAGCCATTTGATCTGATCCGTTATCGCCTGCTGAGTTTTGAGCTGGACATTTTTGTTAGTAGTCATCCAGATATCATTGCCCTTGACGGGAGGCACGACCTTCTCAATTTTGTCGGCCATGTTCTGCGGATTGATTGAGATAACCAGATAACCGTTCTGCCCACGCAACTCCCGCTGATACTGCCGCTCAAGGCCATCGAAGCCAACATATTCTTCGTCTTTGTACATCAGCCCCGGGTTCGAATCTTTCTTCTTCATCGCATTTAGAATATTTTGGTAGATGGGAAGACTGTTGGAATTCTTGAACAACTTGACATAGCCAACCGTCTGCACAGCCACCGTATCCTTGTCGTAATGCCGCACGTTCTCTTCTACGACTTCTAGCCCGGGATATTCATCCTTGTGTTCCATAAAATAAGCGACTTCCTTGGTGGAAAGTCCCACCTTGATCCGGCGGGGGGTATAGCCGTTGTATTTCCTGAAATTCAGGTCGAACGACTCCTTGACCTGTTCCACCGTCAGCTTCTCCTCGCTTGAGTCGCCGAGTTCATTGAATTTATCCACCAGATCCGCCGCCAGCTTGTCGACCTTCGCCTTGGCTTCCGGAGTAAAATCCGTTACCTCGGTTGTCTTGTCCGTCTTTTTCTCCGTATATTCCTTGGTCAGCGTAATGTACAGTGACTGGACAGGAGTGGAGTAAGCGATTTTCTCGCCTCCGGCGGCGAGGATCGAACCCCGCATGGCGGCAAGCGGCACATCCTTCGTATCCCGGTTCGCCTCCACCTCGGTCAGCGTCGGGCCTTCCACGAATTGCAGTACGGCAAGACGGATAATAATTACGCAGAAAATGACAAACGTACTGAAAAAGAACACATTGATCCGCAGCGCCAGGGTGCTTTTTCTATTGGTCTCGTCCGAAGGCGAGCCCTGCTTGCGAAAAAGGCTCACTTTGTTCTCTCCTCAATTATAACATTTAAGAATTCATATGTATCTCAGGAAGTAGGCCGATGTCTACAGAACCCATTTATTGTAACATAATCATTGCTGCGGCTCTAATATTTTCAACACACTTTTCTCGACATGCTGAAGATCAGCGCGAATAAAAAATCGTAATTCTTGCAGCAGCCATCAAAGAATATGCATCATGCTACAAAAATAACGCCGTCAAATTAATGTGAGTTATGCTATTTATTAGAACTTTCGTTGAGTGGATAAAATAAAAAGGACATCGTTCTTTTGTGAGGAATTGAGGTCACCGACCAAACAATTTCCATACAAAAAAAGATGCCCCCTCTCTTAATATACCGAATTTAAAGGCTGATTTCAGCTCCTTTAGTTCGTACCAGTTGTGCCGTTCGCGGCGGAGCTGCCGCTTTGAGCCGCCGATTGATTCTGCTGAAGACTCTTCTTCGGCACGCCGTCAAGTCCGTACTCCCAGTCATAGGCGTCGAAAATTTTGCGCGCCACCGGCGCGGCGCTGTTCGAGCCGAAGCCCCCTTCGGGGATGATAACGGCAACTGCTAGTTTCGGATTGTTGCGCGGCGCGTAGGCGATGAAGACGCCGTTATCTTTTAATACTCCTCTTGCCGACTGCTGTGAGGTTCCTGTCTTCCGGGCGAAGTCATAGGGAAAATTATCGAACGCGCTAACGTCACTGTTCATCCCCCGCTTGACTTCGTTCCAGTAAGCATCATCCATTTTGACGGTATTCAGTACCTCGCGTCCGAACGTCTTGACCACTTGCCCCGAGGGATCCGTGATTTTGCTGACAAGATGCGGCTTGATCCGCTCGCCCTTATTGGCTAGCGTAGAAGCATATTGAGCAAGTTGTAGTGTGGTGTAAGCTCCTTGTTGACCAAAAGAAGCATAAACCAAAGCTGCCTGGGCACTGCCTGCTGCCTTTAGATTCGTATAGTTGATTCTACCTAGAAACTCATTGGGCAGATCAACTCCTGTCGACACGCCCAGTCCAAACTCCTTCATATATTTATCCCATACGTCGATGCCCTTGGAAGTATATTTTTCATAAAGTCTCTTGCCAACCATATCAACCATAAAGACGTTGGATGAATGTTCAATAGCCAGGGCTGGGTCCATTCCTCCATAGACGTGGCCGGATGCGTTTCGAACACTCGTTTCATGGCCAGCCTTACCGAAGGAAGTAATCCCCCTGTCCGTATACCAAGTGGAGGTCGTAAACAGTCCCTCGTTAAGTCCGATCAATACGCTCAGCGGCTTGATAGTGGAACCCATTAGAACCGTCGATTCAAAATTATTGCCTGATCGCCCCGACGAATAAGGAGTAATCGTACCATTCTGATAATTGGTTATGTCCAAGACTTTCGAAATGCTGCCATCAGTCCACGCATTCGTATCGTAATCCGGCATACTGGCCATGGCTACGATATTTCCCGTATCGACTTCCATCGCGACCGCGTAGCCCGTTATGGCGTTGGGATGCGTCTTGCCCTGAACGGCGTGTGTATGCAGCCATCTCAGTTGATCCGTTATCGCCTGCTCCGTCTTGAGCTGAACATTTTTGTTGATGGTCATCCAGATATCATTGCCTTTGACGGGAGGAGCGACCTTCTCAATTTTCTCGGCCATGTTCTGCGGATTGATGGAAATTTCCTGGTATCCATTCTGCCCCCGAAGCTCTCGCTGGTACTGAAGCTCAAGACCGTCGAAACCGACGAACTCATCATCTTTGTAGGTCAGGCCCGCTGTCGGATTCTTTTTCATCGCGTTCAGAACGTTCTGGTAGATGCCAAGACTGTTGGAATTCTTGAACAGCTTGACATAGCCAACTGTCTGCACAGCTACCTTATCCTTGTCGTAATGCCGCACGTTCTCCTCCACGACTTCCAGGCCGGGGTATTCATCCTTGTGCTCCATAAAATAAGCGACTTCCTTAGCGGAGAGTCCTACCTTGATACGACGCGGTGTATAGCCGTTATACTTCCTGAACTTCAAGTCGAGCGAGTCCTTTACCTGCTCCACCGTCAGCTTCTCCTCGCTCTTGTCGCCGAGTTCATTAAATTTATTCACCAGATCTGCCGCCAGCTTATCGACAGCCGCCTTCGCTTCCGGAGTATAATCCGTTACGCGGGTTGTCTTGTCCGTCTTTTGCTGCAAATACTCCTTGGTCAGCGTAATGTACAGCGACTGGACAGGAGTCGAGTAAGCGATTTTCTCGCCCCCGGCGGCGAGGATTGAACCGCGCATGGCGGCAAGCGGCACATTTTTCGTATCCCGGTTCGCCTCCACCTCGGTCAGCGTCGGACCTTCCACGAATTGCAGTACGGCAAGACGGATAATAATTACGCAGAAAATGACAAACGTACTGAAAAAGAACACATTGATCCGCAGCGCCAGGGTGCTTTTGCTATTGGTCTCGTCCGAGGGCGATCCCTGCTTGCGAAAAAGGCTCACTTTGTTCTCTCCTTTATAAATTGAAATATTTAAAATAAATGCCGGAATGAGGCTTTGTAATCAGACTCATCCATTGTATCACAAGCGAAGCCGCGCCTCTAATGCTTCAAAGCACACTTTCTTTGATGTGAGTGGAGTCAAAATCCGCCGGATTAAACCAATCTCCGCTTTTGGCCCAGGTAGAATCCAGAGGAATCCACGCTTTCCGCTCCGAGATATAAACTTCGTTCCAGGCATGCGGCCCATAGCCGCCGCGTCCGTCGTAACCGCGCCCGGTCACCACCCGCACGTCAAGGCCCTGAGATCTGGCCATCACAGCATACAGCCGCGCATAATCAATACATACGCCGAGCCGGGTATCAAAGGTATCCTGCGGCGTCTGTTCTTTCCATATCCGGTTCTGCTCATAGTTCTCGGCTTTGGCGTAATCGTAAGAAATTCTCGTTCCGACCCAATCGTAGAGCAGCTGAGCCTTCTCTTCGTCGCTATTCGCCTTTCCGGCAATATCCGCCGCAGCGGTGGTAATATCGCTGGAAACGTCCCGGTCTATAATTTCGTATTTGCGCCGGAGGATATCGTTCATTTCCGCAGCAACCGCCTTGGTCAGAACCGGAAGCTTGTCCTGTACGGCTGTGCCGGTCACAGGCTCAATCAACGACTCGACGCTCTGGCGGTATACCGGTGAATCCTCAACATAGCGTGCCAGACCGCTGCTCGGGATAAGACTGGTTCCCACATACAGAGCGATGATCAGCAAGAGGCACCGGACAGCGCCTATGAAAAGTCCAATACCTGCCCCGCCGAGCCGGCTTGCGGCCGAGATTTTGCGGTCCCAAAGTCCGCCGGATTTACGGAAGCGCGGAATCGGCAGCAGCAAAGCCAGAAGCCCCAGAACAATCCGAATCAAACTGCAGCTTACCATCAGCAGAAACAGGAACCGCAGCAGCGGAAGTCCCGCAAGCGCCGATACGGCAGTATAATAAATCTGCTGCCACTGGTTCAATTCGCCCTTGGGCGCCGCCGTATCCGCAGCCCATGTTTGAACATATGGCGAAAAATAGGCGGCGGTGAGCGCGGCTAGAATGAGCGCCGCAATCGTCAGAATGCCTGAACCAATCAGCCCGAATAATCTGCCTGCGGATAAAGAAAATCCCCTGACCCATCCCTGAATCAGCGACAGGGCGACAATAACCAGCAGAAATATCGTTATGATATTGGCATTGCGCAGGCTTTGCAGCCATTCGTTCAACATGTCTCCCCTCCTGCTCTGGCGTTATTGATTCGCACCCTGAGCTTTACGTGCTTCCTCAATGAAGCTCTTCACGGTTTCGTTTACACTCCACTGCCCGAGACTGACTCCCCGGAAGGTAACATTAACCTTGTCCTCACCAGCCGTTCCCTTCACCTCAATATTGGGTGTCGTAATGGTAAAGGTTCCGTCGCTATTTGAGGTGTAGACGGCGTCTCGCGCTTCTTTCAGCATCACTTCCTGGGCCTCGTTCTTCAGCGTTCCGACCGTCTCCTCTTTCACCTTGCTTACGGCATTTCCGATCTGATCTATCGTAACTCCGCTGTAAACGAGCAAGCCTGCAACAATAACAATGACAATGGCCCATTTCAGCATCGTTTTGACCAAATTGACAACAGCGAACAGCAGTACAAGCGCAATGACGATAACAAGCCAATTTTCTCTGATAAACTGCGACCACACCTGAGTATCCATCACTCCGGCAACACACTCCCATTACTCATTTGCCCGTGCTTTCCGCCAAATCCGGCAGCGTGCCACGGATATTCATTATTATACATGATCATTCGCCTTAATTCATAAATCCGCCAAGGGATGACAACATTGTAAGCTTTGCGGCGGCGGTTCTGCGGGCGAGTGAAAAAAAACAGCATATGCCGTTCCACCCTCACGTAAAGTACAAGTAGCGATTGTCCACGCCTTCCAGAAAGGTGTCTCTTC from Paenibacillus sophorae encodes:
- a CDS encoding peptidoglycan D,D-transpeptidase FtsI family protein translates to MSLFRKQGSPSDETNRKSTLALRINVFFFSTFVIFCVIIIRLAVLQFVEGPTLTEVEANRDTKDVPLAAMRGSILAAGGEKIAYSTPVQSLYITLTKEYTEKKTDKTTEVTDFTPEAKAKVDKLAADLVDKFNELGDSSEEKLTVEQVKESFDLNFRKYNGYTPRRIKVGLSTKEVAYFMEHKDEYPGLEVVEENVRHYDKDTVAVQTVGYVKLFKNSNSLPIYQNILNAMKKKDSNPGLMYKDEEYVGFDGLERQYQRELRGQNGYLVISINPQNMADKIEKVVPPVKGNDIWMTTNKNVQLKTQQAITDQIKWLHTHAVQGKTHPNAITGYAVAMEVDTGNIVAMASMPDYDTNAWVNGNIMEIWDAIQNNYQNGTITPIMAGRSGHGFESIVLLGSTVKPLSVLLGLNEGLFKTSDWYTDTGITSFGKAGYETKVRNASGHVLGRMYPAEAIAQSSNVFMVDMVGKKLNNKYGSKGIDVWDKYMKEFGLGVFTGVDLPNEHRGQINYRKEAKTGSVQSALVYASFGQQGAYTTLQLAQYASTLANKGERIKPHLVSKITDSSGKVVKTFGREVLNTVKMDDSYWNEVKKGMNSKVDVFDGFPYDFARKTGTSQQDYYDKSGKHTVDNGVFIAYAPRNKPKLAVAVIIPEGGFGSNSAAPVARKIFDAYDWEYGLDGVPKKSLQQNQAAQSGTNQ
- a CDS encoding peptidoglycan D,D-transpeptidase FtsI family protein, with the protein product MSLFRKQGSPSDETNSKSTLALRINVFFFSTFVIFCVIIIRLAVLQFVEGPTLTEVEANRDTKNVPLAAMRGSILAAGGEKIAYSTPVQSLYITLTKEYLQQKTDKTTRVTDYTPEAKAAVDKLAADLVNKFNELGDKSEEKLTVEQVKDSLDLKFRKYNGYTPRRIKVGLSAKEVAYFMEHKDEYPGLEVVEENVRHYDKDKVAVQTVGYVKLFKNSNSLGIYQNVLNAMKKNPTAGLTYKDDEFVGFDGLELQYQRELRGQNGYQEISINPQNMAEKIEKVAPPVKGNDIWMTINKNVQLKTEQAITDQLRWLHTHAVQGKTHPNAITGYAVAMEVDTGNIVAMASMPDYDTNAWTDGSISKVLDITNYQNGTITPYSSGRSGNNFESTVLMGSTIKPLSVLIGLNEGLFTTSTWYTDRGITSFGKAGHETSVRNASGHVYGGMDPALAIEHSSNVFMVDMVGKRLYEKYTSKGIDVWDKYMKEFGLGVSTGVDLPNEFLGRINYTNLKAAGSAQAALVYASFGQQGAYTTLQLAQYASTLANKGERIKPHLVSKITDPSGQVVKTFGREVLNTVKMDDAYWNEVKRGMNSDVSAFDNFPYDFARKTGTSQQSARGVLKDNGVFIAYAPRNNPKLAVAVIIPEGGFGSNSAAPVARKIFDAYDWEYGLDGVPKKSLQQNQSAAQSGSSAANGTTGTN
- a CDS encoding transglutaminase domain-containing protein, which gives rise to MLNEWLQSLRNANIITIFLLVIVALSLIQGWVRGFSLSAGRLFGLIGSGILTIAALILAALTAAYFSPYVQTWAADTAAPKGELNQWQQIYYTAVSALAGLPLLRFLFLLMVSCSLIRIVLGLLALLLPIPRFRKSGGLWDRKISAASRLGGAGIGLFIGAVRCLLLIIALYVGTSLIPSSGLARYVEDSPVYRQSVESLIEPVTGTAVQDKLPVLTKAVAAEMNDILRRKYEIIDRDVSSDITTAAADIAGKANSDEEKAQLLYDWVGTRISYDYAKAENYEQNRIWKEQTPQDTFDTRLGVCIDYARLYAVMARSQGLDVRVVTGRGYDGRGGYGPHAWNEVYISERKAWIPLDSTWAKSGDWFNPADFDSTHIKESVL